A genomic region of Sphingobacteriales bacterium contains the following coding sequences:
- a CDS encoding acyl carrier protein, producing the protein MADVASRVKKIIVDKLGVSEQEVSNDASFTNDLGADSLDTVELIMEFEKEFGISIPDDEAEKIQTVGNAIEYLETNSAK; encoded by the coding sequence ATGGCTGACGTAGCATCAAGAGTAAAAAAAATTATCGTTGATAAACTCGGCGTAAGCGAACAAGAAGTGAGCAATGATGCCAGTTTTACCAACGATTTAGGAGCCGATTCATTGGATACAGTAGAATTAATTATGGAATTTGAAAAAGAATTTGGCATTTCTATTCCCGATGATGAAGCAGAAAAAATTCAAACGGTAGGCAACGCCATAGAGTATCTTGAAACCAATTCGGCTAAATAA
- a CDS encoding asparaginase, which translates to MHPIRIFVTGGTFDKEYNFISGELYFKDTHLPEMFERGRCTVDINILTLMMIDSTEMGDEERQIIRYNCEKCDESQIVITHGTDTMVQTAKLLAAAAIPKTIVLTGAMIPYQFGNSSDGFFNLGAALAFAQTLPAGVYIAMNGRYFDWDKVQKNRKTGFFESV; encoded by the coding sequence ATGCACCCCATCAGAATATTTGTAACCGGCGGCACTTTTGATAAAGAATACAATTTTATCAGTGGCGAATTATATTTTAAAGATACCCACCTGCCCGAAATGTTTGAACGCGGACGCTGCACAGTGGACATCAACATACTGACGCTGATGATGATAGACAGCACCGAAATGGGTGATGAAGAACGACAGATTATTCGCTACAACTGCGAAAAATGCGACGAATCGCAAATTGTCATCACGCACGGCACTGATACTATGGTACAAACCGCCAAATTGCTTGCCGCCGCCGCCATTCCCAAAACTATCGTACTTACCGGAGCTATGATTCCGTATCAATTCGGTAATTCATCTGATGGGTTCTTTAATCTCGGTGCGGCACTTGCTTTTGCACAAACACTGCCAGCCGGCGTATATATCGCCATGAATGGTCGCTATTTTGATTGGGATAAAGTACAAAAAAACCGTAAAACCGGATTTTTTGAATCCGTTTAA
- the fabF gene encoding beta-ketoacyl-ACP synthase II gives MEFKRVVITGMGALTPIGNTLPEYWDALQGGVSGAAPITKFDATHFKTRFACEVKGFNAENFIERKEARKFDPFAQYAIVASDEAIRHAGLDENINKDRVGVIWSSGIGGLLTFQEQVREHAAAGYNQPFKYNPFFIPKMISDIASGHISIRHGFRGPNYSVVAACASSTNALIDAFNLIRLGKADVIVTGGSEAAVVEAGVGGFNGLKALSERNDSPETASRPFDKDRDGFVLGEGAGALILEELEHALRRGATIYAEVAGGGMSADAYHMTAPHPEGLGARLVMQATLEDANMQPEEIDYINVHGTSTPLGDVAEVKAIENVFGAHAQNLNVSSTKSMTGHLLGAAGAIEGLACVMAVHLDIIPPTINHFTDDPDINPNINLTFNKAQKRTVRAALSNTFGFGGHNASVIIKKWKGA, from the coding sequence ATTGAATTTAAAAGAGTTGTGATTACAGGTATGGGAGCATTAACTCCTATTGGCAATACTTTGCCCGAATATTGGGACGCGCTGCAAGGCGGCGTAAGCGGAGCTGCCCCCATCACAAAGTTTGATGCCACCCATTTCAAAACCCGTTTTGCCTGCGAAGTGAAGGGTTTCAATGCAGAAAATTTTATAGAGCGCAAAGAAGCCCGCAAATTTGACCCCTTTGCCCAATACGCCATTGTTGCCTCCGACGAAGCCATACGCCACGCAGGTTTAGATGAAAATATCAACAAAGATCGTGTTGGAGTAATATGGTCGTCGGGTATAGGTGGGCTGCTCACTTTTCAGGAGCAGGTGCGCGAACACGCCGCCGCCGGCTACAATCAGCCTTTTAAATACAATCCGTTTTTTATTCCTAAAATGATTTCCGATATTGCGAGTGGCCATATATCCATTCGCCATGGTTTTCGGGGACCGAATTATTCGGTGGTAGCAGCTTGTGCTTCATCTACCAACGCCCTCATAGATGCTTTCAATTTGATTCGTTTGGGCAAAGCAGACGTAATTGTAACGGGCGGTTCGGAAGCCGCCGTAGTAGAAGCAGGTGTCGGCGGTTTTAATGGCTTGAAAGCACTATCGGAGCGCAACGACTCGCCCGAAACAGCATCGCGCCCTTTTGACAAAGACCGCGATGGTTTTGTGCTTGGCGAAGGTGCAGGTGCATTGATATTGGAAGAATTAGAACATGCGCTGCGGCGCGGTGCTACCATTTATGCAGAAGTAGCGGGCGGCGGTATGAGTGCCGATGCGTATCACATGACAGCCCCGCACCCCGAAGGTTTGGGGGCACGTTTGGTGATGCAGGCAACGTTGGAAGATGCCAATATGCAACCCGAAGAAATTGATTATATCAACGTACATGGGACTTCTACACCTTTGGGCGATGTAGCCGAAGTAAAAGCTATTGAAAATGTATTTGGCGCACACGCACAAAACCTCAATGTAAGCTCCACCAAATCAATGACCGGACACTTGCTCGGTGCTGCCGGAGCTATAGAAGGCTTGGCTTGTGTAATGGCGGTACATTTGGATATTATACCGCCGACTATCAACCATTTTACAGACGACCCCGACATCAACCCCAATATCAATTTAACATTTAACAAGGCACAAAAAAGAACAGTACGCGCTGCATTGAGCAATACATTTGGATTTGGTGGACATAATGCTTCTGTTATTATAAAAAAATGGAAAGGGGCATAG
- a CDS encoding DUF3575 domain-containing protein, with product MACANINAQEHFTIKANVPSLLMRTLAVSGEVTVAESWSLGLQYNYTFPKNFDINSLEKATAQRDYRFGSNVKADAFSFTPYFRFYPQKDAPNGFYIEPFLRYTRMSMTVPYDYERQSDIISGSVAARLSSVALGVDLGWQIVNESGFSVDIFAGGGFGFGSLKASLQDPNLLPTDYDNIKDILENEEATRVGLFLINIILKTMSVDVSGDHLAGSVSGIPIPVGRFGVALGYTF from the coding sequence TTGGCATGCGCTAATATCAATGCCCAAGAACATTTTACCATAAAAGCAAATGTGCCTTCTTTGTTGATGCGCACTTTAGCGGTTTCGGGCGAAGTTACTGTGGCGGAATCGTGGTCTTTGGGTTTGCAGTACAATTATACTTTTCCGAAAAATTTCGATATTAATTCCTTAGAAAAAGCTACCGCCCAGCGCGATTATCGTTTTGGCAGCAATGTAAAAGCCGATGCATTTAGTTTCACACCTTATTTTCGCTTTTATCCTCAAAAAGATGCGCCCAACGGATTTTATATAGAGCCTTTTTTGCGTTACACCCGTATGTCTATGACGGTGCCTTATGATTACGAACGCCAGTCGGATATTATTAGCGGGTCGGTGGCGGCACGTTTGTCGAGTGTGGCGTTGGGCGTAGATTTGGGGTGGCAGATTGTAAACGAAAGCGGCTTTAGTGTGGATATTTTTGCGGGCGGCGGTTTTGGTTTTGGCTCTTTGAAAGCATCTTTGCAAGACCCTAATTTATTGCCCACCGACTATGACAATATTAAAGACATTTTGGAAAATGAAGAAGCTACACGAGTGGGTTTGTTTTTAATCAATATTATTCTAAAAACAATGAGTGTTGATGTTTCCGGCGATCATTTGGCAGGTAGTGTGAGCGGCATACCTATTCCGGTGGGCAGATTTGGCGTTGCCTTGGGATACACGTTTTAA
- a CDS encoding M23 family metallopeptidase: MPQAAGSLAPAVVPVEYPKNYFRSPLDIPLILAGTFGELRTNHFHAGIDIKTQGKEGYNIYACAEGYVSRIKISGDGYGKTLYITHPNGYTTVYAHLSRLNGAIADYVRTQQYAQQQFEIDLAVPAGVLAVQKGQVVALSGNTGSSTAPHLHFEIRDTATEAPINPLLFGFDVGDTRNPVIQQVNVLPLDLAKRINGSRSILPARALGGGNYALSKNDVVMTTPFAGITVKTYDTQNASDNANGVYGIEIKKDGLSVFSFNMESFLFEHSRYINSHIDYDYDVNGGAAMHRCYVEPGNRLPVYNNLIQSGAIDLSDGATHQIEIIVRDAYNNTSRLNFAMRSTLTNQQMASPLPGTYRQLMYQGNPARYTDGNDFEAIFAPDAFYDDVYFKHSRRATSSSIYSDIHSVHEVSTPVHSYFDIGIVPRNLPETLRDKALIVRKSGSREIPLKKTRWDNEFLIGQDRQFGDFYVATDNTPPTIKVFKNYEKIKLSPASTVQFNIYDGLSGIASFNAYVDEQWNLMDYDKKSGALRGKIDVPLSAGTHQFRLEVRDDRGNLTTKAFNFLW; this comes from the coding sequence TTGCCCCAAGCTGCCGGTTCGCTAGCCCCTGCCGTTGTTCCTGTTGAATATCCGAAAAATTATTTTCGTTCGCCTTTGGATATTCCTCTGATATTGGCGGGTACTTTCGGCGAGTTGCGCACCAATCATTTTCATGCAGGTATCGATATAAAAACACAAGGAAAAGAAGGTTACAATATTTATGCCTGTGCCGAAGGCTATGTGTCGCGTATCAAAATTTCGGGCGATGGCTACGGAAAAACGCTCTACATCACCCACCCCAACGGCTATACCACAGTATATGCTCATCTTTCGCGCCTCAATGGTGCTATCGCCGATTATGTGCGCACTCAACAATACGCTCAACAACAATTTGAAATAGATCTCGCTGTGCCTGCCGGTGTGTTGGCGGTACAAAAAGGCCAGGTGGTGGCACTTTCGGGCAATACGGGCAGCTCTACTGCTCCGCATCTGCATTTTGAAATCCGCGACACCGCCACTGAAGCCCCCATCAATCCTTTGCTTTTCGGCTTTGATGTCGGTGATACCCGCAATCCCGTTATCCAGCAAGTAAATGTGTTGCCTTTGGATTTGGCAAAAAGAATCAACGGCTCGCGAAGCATATTACCCGCCCGCGCTTTGGGGGGCGGTAATTATGCACTCAGCAAAAATGATGTAGTGATGACTACGCCCTTTGCCGGAATAACCGTAAAAACCTACGATACTCAAAATGCCTCCGACAATGCCAATGGAGTGTATGGTATTGAAATTAAAAAAGATGGTTTATCGGTATTTTCCTTTAATATGGAGTCTTTTTTGTTTGAGCACTCGCGCTATATCAATTCGCATATTGATTATGATTATGACGTAAATGGCGGTGCTGCTATGCATCGTTGCTATGTAGAGCCAGGAAACCGTTTGCCTGTTTATAATAACCTTATCCAGAGTGGAGCGATAGATTTGAGCGATGGAGCTACGCATCAAATTGAAATTATCGTGCGTGATGCCTACAATAATACTTCGCGGCTCAACTTTGCTATGCGCAGCACGCTCACCAATCAGCAAATGGCGAGTCCCTTACCCGGCACTTACAGGCAATTGATGTATCAGGGCAATCCTGCCCGCTACACCGATGGCAACGATTTTGAAGCGATATTTGCGCCTGATGCTTTTTATGATGATGTTTATTTTAAACACAGCCGCCGTGCTACTTCTTCTTCTATCTATTCCGATATTCATAGCGTTCACGAAGTCAGCACGCCGGTACATTCTTATTTTGATATTGGCATAGTGCCGCGCAATCTGCCCGAAACCCTCCGCGATAAAGCACTGATTGTGCGCAAAAGCGGCAGCCGCGAAATACCTTTGAAAAAAACACGCTGGGATAATGAATTTTTAATCGGACAAGACCGACAATTCGGGGATTTTTATGTAGCAACAGATAATACACCACCTACGATTAAGGTATTTAAAAACTACGAAAAAATAAAACTTAGCCCTGCTTCTACCGTTCAGTTTAATATTTATGACGGCTTATCAGGTATTGCTTCCTTTAATGCTTATGTTGATGAACAATGGAATTTGATGGATTATGATAAAAAATCGGGGGCATTGCGCGGAAAAATAGATGTGCCTTTGAGTGCGGGTACACATCAGTTTCGTTTGGAAGTGCGAGACGACCGCGGAAATTTGACTACAAAAGCATTTAATTTTTTGTGGTAA
- a CDS encoding CvpA family protein — protein MLIDIAFFVALAYGIYSGWQKGTFEAIASRAKMIVGAIVALNVSPFINDFAIKSNFVKAAYTPFISFVMALGLVMLGFSLLNRSTANLSKETGVELSRKNVGVGLWMFLMAAMFSWFVSIFQKSDVISPAITAESNVYPLIEPTYDILSNRVFNAVPAVGGVAHSFLAVISDGARMLGGSVADDKSMQRIATPSQKKLQNPEQLKKNNTPKKSAPKVRKRSGDEDILEL, from the coding sequence ATGCTGATAGATATTGCTTTCTTTGTTGCATTGGCTTACGGCATTTACAGTGGTTGGCAAAAAGGTACTTTTGAAGCCATAGCGAGCCGTGCCAAAATGATAGTAGGTGCTATTGTTGCGCTCAACGTAAGCCCTTTTATCAACGATTTCGCCATAAAATCCAATTTTGTAAAGGCAGCCTACACGCCTTTTATTTCTTTTGTAATGGCTTTGGGTTTGGTGATGCTGGGCTTTTCTTTGCTCAACCGTAGCACTGCCAATCTCAGCAAAGAAACCGGCGTAGAATTATCGCGCAAAAATGTGGGCGTAGGGCTATGGATGTTTTTAATGGCAGCAATGTTTAGCTGGTTTGTGAGTATTTTTCAAAAATCCGATGTTATTTCTCCGGCAATTACTGCCGAGTCCAATGTATATCCTCTTATTGAGCCTACCTACGATATTCTCAGCAACCGTGTATTCAATGCGGTTCCGGCAGTAGGAGGAGTGGCACATTCTTTTCTTGCCGTCATCTCCGATGGTGCACGCATGTTAGGCGGCTCTGTTGCTGACGACAAAAGTATGCAAAGAATAGCAACTCCTTCGCAGAAAAAGCTACAAAATCCCGAGCAATTGAAAAAGAACAACACTCCTAAAAAATCCGCACCCAAAGTACGCAAGCGTTCCGGTGACGAGGATATATTGGAGTTGTAA
- the rnc gene encoding ribonuclease III → MYNFFYRIASIYYLYLSVQSDYYKKLRRLLGFTPHNLSVYNLAFRHSSAADQLIKNNERLEFLGDAVLDMVIAQYLFKKYPKATEGFLTEMRSKIVSRKKLGEIGGQMELQYFLEYNKNALVVNRGMLGNALEALVGAVYLDAGYLLAERFVNQKIIKPFIDLEELQRTEVNYKSKLLEWSQKETKNLEFELINEKILDSNQRVFTFAAKLDGERVGTGQGLSKKSAQKNAAQNALERLKLE, encoded by the coding sequence GTGTATAACTTTTTTTATCGGATAGCATCTATTTATTATCTGTATTTGTCGGTACAAAGCGATTATTACAAAAAATTGCGCCGACTGTTAGGATTTACACCACATAATCTGTCGGTGTATAACTTGGCATTTCGTCATAGCTCCGCAGCCGACCAGCTCATCAAAAACAACGAGCGTCTGGAATTTTTGGGCGATGCCGTATTGGATATGGTAATCGCACAATATCTATTCAAAAAGTACCCAAAGGCTACCGAAGGATTTTTGACAGAGATGCGTTCTAAAATTGTGAGCCGCAAAAAATTAGGAGAAATCGGCGGACAAATGGAGTTGCAGTATTTTTTGGAGTACAATAAAAATGCGTTGGTGGTCAATCGCGGTATGTTGGGAAATGCGCTGGAGGCTTTGGTAGGAGCGGTTTATTTAGATGCCGGCTATCTGTTGGCGGAGCGTTTTGTCAATCAAAAAATCATCAAACCCTTCATAGATTTGGAAGAGTTGCAACGCACCGAAGTCAATTACAAAAGCAAGCTACTGGAATGGTCGCAAAAAGAAACAAAAAATCTGGAGTTTGAACTCATCAACGAAAAAATCCTCGACAGCAATCAGCGCGTATTTACGTTTGCTGCCAAATTAGACGGTGAACGAGTAGGAACGGGGCAGGGACTGAGCAAAAAGTCGGCACAAAAGAATGCCGCACAAAACGCCCTCGAACGCCTAAAATTGGAGTAA
- a CDS encoding transposase: MNLYFQDESRFGMFTRNGKILTSKGKTYLSLPSSFKSTYLLAHFPLDGDNFLMEMSLCNAQTFQVYLNELSKHRPSEYKILVLDNAAFHKAKKLNIPENIGMIFLPPYSELNPAEKGGNLNDHLQIFYAVL, from the coding sequence GTGAATCTATATTTTCAAGATGAATCAAGATTTGGAATGTTTACAAGAAATGGGAAAATACTTACTTCAAAAGGAAAAACCTATCTGTCCTTACCATCAAGTTTTAAATCTACCTATCTTTTGGCTCATTTCCCTTTGGATGGGGATAATTTCTTGATGGAAATGTCTTTATGCAATGCACAAACTTTTCAAGTTTATCTGAATGAATTATCAAAACATAGACCATCGGAATATAAAATTTTAGTCTTGGATAATGCTGCCTTTCACAAGGCTAAAAAACTAAATATTCCAGAAAATATAGGAATGATTTTTCTTCCTCCATACTCGGAACTTAATCCTGCAGAAAAGGGTGGAAATTTAAACGATCATTTACAAATATTTTATGCAGTTCTTTAA
- a CDS encoding BatA and WFA domain-containing protein has translation MNFLYPSFLWALAALAVPVIIHLFYFRRFKKVYFSSVQFLKEIKKESASRSRLKHLLILLSRLAAIAALVLAFAQPFLSNDAAAIKKGKKAVSVFVDNSFSMNARNGDVALLEQAKAKARQIAEAYSADEQFQILTNDFEGRHQRLIGKEEFLAFADEIQSSAHTQPLSRATDRQKQALENANADYKNIFIISDFQRNIVDFKNDSLYHYYLVPLQTATPNNVYVDSLWLDAPVQALQQSNKMLFRLTNAGNTAAEEVRVSLKINEQTKAMTQTALAAGETKTDTLEFSVSESGWQRGEFSITDYPIDFDDHYYFSFYIEPQLNILEIYGDKPNRYIGTLFGQEAYFNLRSQSVNQLDYSKMSDYRLIIINDVKNISSGLAFELKQYVENGGDVAVFPSIDAAADSYNAFLKSVGANVLSKTTASLREVSRINTQQEIFNDVFERIPQNLDLPTAKKSWEMSHFSTTTEEELLPLRDGGSLLSKYAVKDGKLYVGIAPLDVAATNLPAHAVFVPMLLKMAFAGSDAPSLSYTIGNNNIIQTRAPDKSSGAEDILKLRNKERGEFIPNQKIVGNQLILSLGNQLQQDGIFALEPEKDTTAVAYFGFNYNRKESDLKYLALDSLKQKYNAANIKIIDNPDADLAGLVGEIDQGVALWKWCLLAALLFLAIEVLLLRFWKT, from the coding sequence ATGAATTTTTTATATCCCTCCTTTTTATGGGCATTGGCAGCATTGGCAGTGCCTGTTATTATTCATCTGTTTTATTTTCGCCGTTTCAAAAAGGTTTATTTTAGCAGTGTTCAGTTTTTAAAAGAAATTAAAAAAGAATCGGCTTCGCGCAGCCGCCTGAAACATTTGCTCATTCTTTTGAGTCGTTTGGCGGCTATTGCTGCTTTGGTATTGGCTTTTGCACAACCTTTTTTGAGCAACGATGCTGCTGCCATCAAAAAAGGGAAAAAGGCGGTGAGCGTTTTTGTGGATAATTCTTTTAGTATGAACGCCCGCAACGGCGATGTGGCTTTGCTGGAACAGGCAAAAGCCAAAGCCCGCCAAATTGCTGAGGCTTACAGTGCCGACGAACAATTTCAAATCCTGACCAACGACTTCGAAGGCAGACACCAACGGCTGATAGGCAAAGAAGAATTTTTGGCTTTTGCCGATGAAATTCAATCGAGTGCACATACACAGCCTCTCAGCCGTGCCACCGACCGCCAAAAACAAGCCCTTGAAAATGCCAATGCCGACTACAAAAATATTTTTATTATCTCCGATTTTCAAAGAAATATCGTCGATTTTAAAAACGACAGCTTGTATCATTATTACCTCGTGCCGCTGCAAACCGCCACACCCAACAATGTGTACGTGGACTCGCTGTGGTTAGATGCCCCCGTACAGGCTCTGCAGCAAAGCAACAAAATGTTGTTTCGCCTCACCAATGCCGGCAATACCGCCGCCGAAGAGGTGCGCGTCAGCCTCAAAATAAACGAGCAAACGAAAGCAATGACACAAACGGCTCTTGCCGCCGGCGAAACCAAAACCGATACCCTTGAATTTAGCGTAAGTGAGAGCGGCTGGCAGCGCGGCGAATTTAGCATCACTGACTACCCTATTGATTTTGACGACCATTACTATTTTAGTTTTTATATTGAACCCCAACTCAATATTTTAGAAATTTACGGCGACAAACCCAATCGCTATATCGGCACTTTGTTTGGTCAAGAAGCGTATTTTAATTTGCGCTCGCAGTCTGTCAATCAGTTGGATTATTCCAAAATGAGCGATTATCGCCTCATTATTATCAACGATGTAAAAAACATTTCTTCGGGCTTGGCTTTTGAGCTGAAACAATATGTGGAAAACGGCGGTGATGTGGCTGTTTTTCCTTCCATAGATGCTGCTGCCGATTCGTATAATGCTTTTTTGAAGTCGGTGGGGGCAAATGTATTGTCAAAAACCACTGCTTCGCTGCGTGAAGTGAGCCGCATCAATACTCAACAGGAAATTTTTAATGATGTTTTTGAGCGTATTCCCCAAAATCTGGATTTGCCCACTGCCAAAAAAAGCTGGGAAATGTCGCATTTTTCTACTACCACCGAAGAAGAACTGCTGCCCCTGCGCGATGGTGGTTCTTTGTTGAGCAAATACGCCGTAAAAGACGGAAAACTCTATGTTGGTATTGCGCCTTTAGATGTAGCCGCCACCAACCTGCCCGCCCACGCCGTTTTTGTGCCCATGCTTTTGAAAATGGCTTTTGCCGGCAGCGATGCGCCTTCGTTGAGCTATACCATCGGCAATAATAATATTATACAAACCCGCGCACCCGATAAAAGTAGCGGTGCTGAAGATATTTTGAAACTGCGCAACAAAGAGCGCGGCGAATTTATTCCCAACCAAAAAATAGTCGGCAACCAACTGATTCTGTCGCTCGGCAACCAATTGCAACAAGATGGTATTTTTGCATTAGAACCCGAAAAAGATACTACGGCAGTGGCATATTTTGGATTTAATTACAACCGCAAAGAGTCGGACTTGAAATACTTGGCTTTGGATAGCTTGAAACAAAAATACAATGCCGCCAATATTAAAATAATTGATAATCCCGATGCCGACTTAGCGGGTTTGGTAGGCGAAATTGATCAGGGTGTTGCACTTTGGAAATGGTGCTTGCTCGCAGCTTTGTTGTTTTTGGCAATAGAGGTGCTGTTGCTGCGATTTTGGAAAACCTGA
- a CDS encoding dehydrogenase E1 component subunit alpha/beta codes for MQFQRKKHNNATLLSLYRELLLPRMIEEKMLLLLRQGKISKWFSGIGQEAIAVGVTAALDEDEYVLPLHRNLGVFTVRKLPLAKLFMQWQGKREGFSKGRERSFHFGTNEHHIIGMISHLGPQLAVGGGIALGHLLNGDKKIAVAFSGEGGTSEGDFHEALNTAAVWDLPIIFVVENNGWGLSTPPSQQFKCKQIADKGIGYGIEAHTIDGNNILEVYDTVKNLRASMLKKPRPILLECMTFRMRGHEEASGTKYYPKGLQEQWAIKDPLSNYENYLLEEKILKAAEIEQLKSDFKAQIDEAWRTCEAADSIKATEPQLTTTELSDMYKAATPLEMAPDLSKTSEKRFIDAISDGLRQAMEYYPNLVLMGQDIAEYGGVFKITEGFLEQFGAARVRNTPICESAIIGIGLGLSVKKYKAMVEMQFADFVTCAFNQIINNLSKIHYRWGQNADVVVRMPTGAGTGAGPFHSQSNEAWFFHSPGLKIVYPSNPYDAKGLLLSALADPNPVMFFEHKALYRSKECVQHIPDAPYTVPIGKAALVNEGEDLSIITYGMGVWWAKSVLAENAHIKADLIDLRTLSPLDTDTIFASVKKTGKAIILHEDALSGGIGGEISALLAQHCFEYLDAPVVRCAALDTPIPFAGGLERNYLPAERFKQDLLDLYAF; via the coding sequence ATGCAATTTCAAAGAAAAAAACACAACAATGCCACACTTTTGTCGCTCTATCGCGAATTATTGTTGCCGCGAATGATTGAAGAAAAAATGCTTTTGCTCTTGCGTCAAGGAAAAATCAGCAAATGGTTTAGCGGTATCGGTCAAGAAGCAATAGCAGTGGGTGTTACTGCAGCTTTGGACGAAGATGAATATGTGTTGCCTTTGCATCGTAATTTGGGAGTATTTACGGTACGCAAATTGCCTTTGGCGAAATTATTTATGCAGTGGCAGGGCAAAAGGGAGGGTTTCAGCAAAGGGCGCGAGCGGTCATTTCATTTCGGTACCAACGAGCATCATATTATAGGAATGATTTCGCATTTGGGTCCTCAACTTGCGGTAGGCGGTGGCATTGCTCTGGGGCATTTGCTCAATGGCGACAAAAAAATAGCCGTGGCTTTCAGTGGTGAAGGCGGCACCAGCGAAGGCGATTTTCACGAGGCACTCAACACCGCCGCCGTCTGGGACTTGCCCATTATTTTTGTAGTAGAAAACAACGGCTGGGGGCTTTCCACACCACCTTCGCAACAATTCAAATGCAAACAAATAGCAGATAAAGGCATCGGTTACGGTATAGAAGCGCATACCATAGACGGCAACAATATTTTGGAAGTATATGATACCGTAAAAAACCTGCGTGCTTCAATGCTCAAAAAACCGCGTCCTATTTTATTGGAATGTATGACTTTCCGTATGCGCGGACACGAGGAGGCTTCGGGTACAAAATATTATCCAAAAGGATTGCAGGAACAATGGGCAATAAAAGACCCTTTGAGCAATTACGAAAATTATTTATTGGAGGAAAAAATATTGAAAGCGGCAGAGATAGAGCAACTGAAAAGCGATTTTAAAGCACAAATTGACGAAGCGTGGCGCACTTGCGAAGCCGCCGACAGCATCAAAGCCACCGAGCCGCAGCTTACCACAACCGAATTGAGTGATATGTACAAGGCGGCAACACCTTTGGAAATGGCACCCGACTTGTCCAAAACCTCCGAAAAACGCTTCATTGATGCCATTTCCGATGGCTTGCGCCAAGCGATGGAATATTACCCTAATTTGGTATTGATGGGTCAGGATATTGCGGAATACGGCGGCGTGTTTAAAATTACCGAAGGTTTTCTGGAACAATTCGGTGCGGCGCGGGTACGCAACACCCCCATTTGCGAAAGTGCCATTATAGGCATTGGTTTGGGATTATCGGTAAAAAAATACAAAGCAATGGTAGAGATGCAGTTTGCCGACTTTGTTACTTGCGCTTTTAATCAAATCATCAACAATTTATCCAAAATACACTATCGCTGGGGGCAAAATGCCGACGTGGTGGTGCGTATGCCTACGGGTGCGGGCACAGGTGCAGGTCCTTTTCATTCACAAAGCAACGAAGCGTGGTTTTTCCATAGTCCGGGCTTAAAAATCGTATATCCGAGCAATCCTTACGATGCCAAAGGCTTATTGCTTTCGGCTTTAGCCGACCCCAATCCGGTGATGTTTTTTGAGCATAAAGCCTTATATCGCAGCAAAGAATGTGTACAACATATTCCCGATGCGCCCTATACCGTGCCTATTGGCAAAGCGGCTTTGGTGAACGAAGGCGAAGATTTGAGCATCATCACTTATGGTATGGGCGTATGGTGGGCAAAGTCAGTTTTAGCAGAAAACGCCCATATCAAAGCAGATTTGATTGATTTGCGCACGCTCTCGCCTTTGGATACCGACACTATTTTTGCTTCGGTGAAAAAAACAGGCAAAGCTATCATTTTGCACGAAGACGCTTTGAGTGGCGGCATCGGCGGCGAGATTTCGGCGTTGCTGGCACAGCATTGTTTTGAATATTTAGATGCGCCCGTTGTGCGTTGCGCCGCCTTAGATACACCGATACCTTTTGCAGGCGGTTTGGAGCGCAATTATTTGCCTGCCGAACGGTTTAAACAAGATTTGTTAGATTTGTATGCGTTTTAG